One segment of Acidobacteriota bacterium DNA contains the following:
- a CDS encoding cytochrome c maturation protein CcmE, whose protein sequence is MSGSKTAKIAISTLVLGVAFSAMLYSSLREDTQYYKHVDEVMTQPADWYGKRLQLHGHASDVRRKADSLDYRFEVTHNGQVVRANYTGIVPDTFKDGSE, encoded by the coding sequence ATGAGCGGATCAAAAACGGCCAAAATCGCGATTTCGACCCTGGTCCTCGGCGTGGCGTTCAGCGCCATGCTCTACTCGAGCCTTCGCGAGGACACGCAGTACTACAAACACGTGGACGAGGTGATGACGCAGCCGGCCGACTGGTACGGCAAGCGGCTGCAGTTGCACGGACACGCGTCGGACGTGCGCCGGAAGGCGGACTCGCTCGACTACCGGTTCGAGGTGACGCACAACGGCCAGGTCGTGCGTGCCAACTACACAGGCATCGTGCCCGACACGTTCAAGGACGGGTCGGAGG
- the maf gene encoding septum formation inhibitor Maf — translation MTIVLASASPRRAALLTAAGFAFTIRVADADETPHVGEAADALVQRLALTKAHAVPCAAGELVLAADTTVVCDGAILNKPADAAEAARMLRRLSGRAHEVLTGVALRSGDDVETFVERTVVWMAPLDENDIAWYVASGEPEGKAGAYGIQGLASRFVTRIDGSYTNVVGLPVAQVAERLRRWGARG, via the coding sequence ATGACGATCGTGCTGGCGTCGGCGTCACCGCGTCGGGCCGCGTTGCTGACGGCGGCGGGATTCGCGTTCACGATTCGCGTGGCGGATGCAGACGAGACGCCACACGTCGGCGAAGCGGCCGACGCGCTCGTGCAGCGGCTCGCCCTGACCAAGGCGCACGCCGTTCCGTGCGCCGCGGGCGAACTGGTGCTGGCGGCCGACACCACGGTGGTGTGCGATGGCGCGATTCTGAACAAGCCGGCAGACGCGGCCGAGGCCGCGCGCATGCTGCGCCGGCTGTCCGGTCGCGCGCACGAGGTCCTGACGGGCGTGGCCCTGCGCTCCGGCGACGATGTGGAGACATTCGTCGAGCGTACCGTGGTCTGGATGGCCCCGTTGGATGAGAACGATATCGCGTGGTACGTCGCGTCAGGCGAGCCGGAGGGGAAGGCCGGCGCGTACGGGATCCAGGGACTGGCCTCCCGTTTCGTCACGCGCATCGACGGTTCGTACACCAACGTCGTCGGTCTGCCGGTCGCCCAGGTCGCGGAACGCCTGCGACGGTGGGGTGCCAGGGGCTGA
- a CDS encoding DUF721 domain-containing protein, which yields MVPTQQLMPSVTKLIASQPHSAGKVEAAWHMAVGGALARLSRPTRDAGGVVYVEARDARIAEQLDLHRRVIEARLRDVLGDRGRRFAVVSGARAAAR from the coding sequence GTGGTGCCCACGCAGCAATTGATGCCGTCTGTGACGAAACTCATCGCCAGCCAGCCACACAGCGCAGGGAAGGTCGAGGCGGCCTGGCACATGGCCGTCGGCGGGGCGCTGGCGCGCCTGAGCCGGCCGACGCGCGATGCGGGCGGCGTCGTGTACGTGGAGGCGCGCGACGCGAGAATCGCCGAACAGCTCGACCTGCATCGCCGCGTCATCGAAGCGCGTCTTCGCGATGTGCTTGGTGACCGCGGTCGCCGGTTCGCCGTCGTCTCGGGCGCTCGGGCCGCCGCGCGATGA